The following coding sequences lie in one Bacillota bacterium genomic window:
- a CDS encoding VOC family protein, with product MKHLALRVRDLEKSIEFNETVTELMVVRRFKSGPGEVAFLSNVPGATEIELISWPEQQCFEGKGMFLCFATDKLDEMHKLVQDKGLNPSPIQNPDPETRYFYVYDPDGVSVQLRWYPEEE from the coding sequence ATCAAACACTTGGCCCTACGTGTGAGGGATTTGGAGAAGTCCATTGAATTCAACGAAACCGTTACGGAACTGATGGTGGTTCGCCGCTTTAAATCCGGTCCCGGGGAAGTGGCTTTCTTGAGTAATGTCCCCGGGGCAACGGAAATTGAGCTGATCTCTTGGCCTGAGCAGCAGTGCTTTGAGGGCAAGGGTATGTTCCTTTGCTTTGCTACGGACAAGCTCGATGAAATGCACAAATTAGTGCAGGACAAGGGGTTGAATCCTTCCCCGATTCAAAACCCCGATCCGGAAACCCGGTACTTCTATGTCTACGATCCCGATGGTGTGTCGGTGCAGCTGCGCTGGTATCCTGAGGAGGAGTAA
- a CDS encoding dipicolinate synthase subunit B — protein MLLKGLRVGFGFTGAYCVFDQVFPQLERVVAEGATVIPLVSYHTAVTNSRYGTAEEFLKRMKEITGNEVIKTIEDAELVNKQGEPLDVLVIAPATGSTLSKMADGDSDTPILMMAKEMFRNNRPVVLGIATNDGLGLSAKNIGILLSTKNVYFIPFGQDDPFGKPNSLVARFDLMVPTIVEALKKEQLQPVLEKH, from the coding sequence ATGCTGTTAAAAGGCCTAAGAGTCGGTTTTGGCTTCACCGGAGCCTATTGCGTTTTTGATCAGGTGTTCCCCCAACTCGAAAGAGTAGTGGCAGAAGGCGCTACAGTAATTCCTCTGGTTTCCTACCACACCGCGGTAACCAATTCCCGGTATGGAACCGCGGAGGAGTTTCTGAAACGGATGAAAGAGATCACCGGTAACGAGGTTATTAAGACCATAGAAGATGCCGAGCTGGTCAATAAGCAGGGCGAGCCCCTTGACGTGTTGGTCATCGCTCCCGCCACCGGAAGCACTCTCTCCAAGATGGCCGATGGCGATTCCGATACCCCGATCCTGATGATGGCCAAGGAAATGTTTCGCAATAATAGGCCGGTAGTACTGGGAATTGCAACCAACGACGGACTTGGGCTCAGTGCTAAAAATATCGGCATCTTGCTCAGTACCAAGAACGTCTATTTCATTCCCTTTGGACAAGATGACCCCTTTGGTAAGCCCAACTCACTGGTGGCTCGCTTTGACCTGATGGTCCCAACGATAGTAGAGGCACTGAAGAAGGAACAGCTCCAGCCTGTTCTGGAAAAACACTAG
- a CDS encoding methyl-accepting chemotaxis protein, translating into MFKTRSIATKIAIYVGGLVLAICIGLGLLAYRNGASAVMAEVETALQLQAVEASHYLESRFETQLAILETIAARPEMKGMDWRQQRPILQTEIQRLPEFLSFGVVDRNGTARYYDGSTAQLGDRDYIIKALGGKSAVSDVIISRVTNSMVLMYAVPIKNNGQVVGVLIGRRDASALSEITDRLGFGDHGWAHVLGVDGTVYAHPNRSYVLEQRSIFADTGLATVGRALRQLGWGKTGVVRYSLDDEVRLTGLAPVASTGWMIGIGALESDVLENVNRFQSFLLWVSLIFISLGIAIAVTLGRQIAHPLRQTQLVIEGVAGGDLTKTVTVRSQDEVGKVAAALNTTIDSIRRIIAMVTNTTDELANASAQMAAASQEVSASVEEVASTTNEFSSTLETMNDNAQSVSQVVQEISSQAAEGETAIYDIVNQMGSLRDNTQQFAEEVPNLGALSGEIGNIVEMISALAEQTNLLALNAAIEAARAGEHGRGFAVVAEEVRKLAEQAASSTGEITSLIGQIQGVIDSTVTGMKEGASQTEKALDTVNRSGKILHGILEAVNGIVEQVQGISSSLEQINVGGHEIASATEEQAASMAQVASSAQTLTDLGSQLQELVEHFKLEG; encoded by the coding sequence ATGTTCAAAACAAGAAGCATTGCTACCAAAATCGCTATCTATGTAGGTGGATTAGTACTGGCAATATGTATCGGATTGGGGCTGTTAGCGTACAGAAATGGTGCTTCGGCGGTAATGGCCGAGGTTGAAACTGCCCTGCAGCTGCAGGCGGTAGAGGCTAGTCATTACCTAGAAAGCCGCTTTGAGACTCAACTGGCTATTCTGGAGACAATCGCCGCCAGGCCAGAGATGAAAGGCATGGACTGGCGCCAACAACGACCGATACTACAGACGGAGATCCAACGTCTGCCGGAGTTCCTCTCCTTTGGGGTAGTGGATAGAAATGGGACAGCGAGATACTATGACGGTTCCACCGCGCAGCTTGGGGATAGGGATTATATCATCAAGGCCCTTGGCGGTAAGTCCGCTGTCTCTGATGTGATTATCAGCCGGGTCACTAACAGCATGGTTTTGATGTATGCCGTTCCCATCAAGAATAACGGACAAGTGGTGGGAGTGCTGATTGGCCGAAGGGATGCATCAGCCTTAAGCGAGATCACCGATCGATTGGGCTTTGGGGACCATGGGTGGGCCCACGTCCTGGGTGTCGATGGCACAGTCTACGCCCATCCCAATCGCTCCTATGTATTAGAGCAAAGAAGCATCTTTGCCGATACTGGCCTAGCCACTGTCGGGCGAGCTCTTCGCCAACTGGGCTGGGGTAAGACTGGAGTTGTACGTTATTCCCTGGATGATGAAGTGCGGCTTACCGGCTTAGCCCCGGTGGCTTCCACCGGGTGGATGATTGGAATCGGCGCACTGGAAAGCGATGTGCTGGAGAACGTCAATCGCTTCCAAAGCTTTCTTCTTTGGGTTTCATTGATCTTTATTTCCTTAGGAATAGCCATAGCGGTAACGCTGGGAAGGCAAATTGCCCATCCCCTCCGCCAAACGCAGTTGGTCATCGAGGGAGTCGCCGGCGGGGATTTGACCAAGACCGTTACTGTCCGCTCCCAAGACGAAGTGGGCAAAGTGGCCGCGGCCTTGAATACAACTATTGACAGTATCCGAAGGATAATCGCCATGGTCACTAACACCACCGATGAACTGGCCAACGCCAGCGCGCAGATGGCAGCAGCCTCTCAGGAAGTTAGTGCCTCGGTAGAAGAGGTTGCCAGTACCACCAATGAGTTTTCCAGTACCTTGGAGACGATGAATGACAACGCCCAATCGGTGAGTCAAGTGGTGCAGGAAATCTCCAGTCAAGCCGCAGAGGGCGAAACCGCTATCTATGACATCGTTAACCAGATGGGCTCCCTGCGGGATAATACACAGCAGTTCGCTGAGGAAGTGCCCAACCTGGGGGCTCTCTCGGGAGAGATTGGGAATATCGTGGAGATGATCAGTGCCCTAGCGGAACAGACCAACCTACTGGCCTTAAATGCCGCCATTGAAGCGGCCCGAGCCGGGGAACACGGCCGCGGCTTTGCGGTGGTGGCAGAAGAGGTGCGAAAGCTAGCGGAACAGGCGGCAAGCTCCACAGGGGAAATTACTTCCCTCATTGGCCAGATTCAAGGGGTGATTGACTCCACTGTTACTGGGATGAAGGAAGGCGCCAGTCAAACGGAAAAGGCCCTAGACACGGTCAACAGAAGCGGGAAAATCCTACATGGTATCCTGGAAGCAGTCAATGGGATTGTTGAACAGGTGCAGGGAATCTCCTCCAGCCTGGAGCAAATTAATGTAGGTGGCCATGAGATCGCCAGTGCCACAGAGGAACAAGCGGCCTCCATGGCGCAGGTGGCCAGTTCCGCGCAAACCCTAACGGACCTGGGAAGCCAATTGCAGGAGTTGGTGGAACACTTCAAGCTGGAAGGTTAA
- a CDS encoding methyl-accepting chemotaxis protein: MLQFFTGTLQRRILWSIVPLAIVALGGLVVLNVSDSQRSLETQIATGAVARVEAGAAAIEHWLQSVLDQVGSIAQADVLKSGDTNAQLAYLRRVVNEVDFLAELMIVDLRGNMVVTNGDTGNIASRDYFQAALQGRRAITTTPVVQDRTGKKILVAVAPVKNNRSDVIAIVGGLIYIDYVQETLANLKLGETGYSFLVDSQGDFVSHPDENMVGTNAAALGSEEINLIARRMIAGNSGFDEYTHGGERYLAYAPIPTTGWSVGVTGERDELNQPVAQMLRRALLVVAAILVFVVIVLVALSHMISRPISQLVGHIQQVAKGDFSQQFHTKAKYEVGQAYQALNELSASLGAMIGQVVGFAQEVAYASQELSSATEQTGAAVQEVAATSNQFASTMQTLDIKAQEMATIAADISEKAASGHSALEGAISGTQGLRATVNELSHQMNSLGEDSKQILGIVEVISAIAGQTNLLALNAAIEAARAGEQGRGFAVVADEVRQLAEQSTEASEQIKELLTEIQRKTAVMVEAMTAGAQEADETVEVVQNSGTNLREILGLVDTVTEDVGVTSDGILEASSGSQQIAASTEEQSASLEEVAKAAGQLAVIAEKLQAATAVFKLK; encoded by the coding sequence ATGTTACAGTTTTTCACAGGAACATTGCAGCGAAGGATTCTTTGGTCGATAGTTCCCTTAGCCATTGTGGCCCTGGGCGGGCTGGTGGTTCTCAATGTGTCTGATTCTCAACGAAGCCTAGAGACTCAGATCGCCACCGGCGCCGTTGCCCGAGTTGAGGCGGGGGCAGCAGCCATTGAGCATTGGCTGCAGTCGGTTTTAGATCAGGTTGGCAGTATAGCCCAGGCCGATGTTCTAAAAAGCGGCGATACCAATGCCCAACTGGCTTACCTGCGGCGGGTTGTGAATGAAGTGGACTTTCTTGCCGAACTGATGATCGTCGATCTGCGGGGGAACATGGTGGTCACCAACGGCGATACCGGCAACATCGCCTCCCGGGACTACTTCCAGGCAGCACTGCAGGGGAGACGGGCCATCACCACCACTCCCGTGGTCCAGGATCGCACCGGTAAGAAGATCCTCGTGGCCGTTGCTCCTGTGAAAAATAACCGCTCCGATGTAATCGCGATAGTCGGAGGGCTAATCTACATCGACTATGTCCAGGAGACCCTGGCCAATCTCAAGCTCGGCGAGACCGGTTACTCCTTCCTAGTGGACTCCCAGGGTGACTTTGTGTCCCACCCCGATGAAAACATGGTGGGCACCAACGCAGCAGCCTTGGGCAGCGAGGAGATTAATCTTATCGCCAGAAGGATGATCGCCGGAAACTCCGGTTTTGATGAGTATACCCATGGAGGGGAGCGTTACCTGGCCTATGCTCCCATTCCCACCACGGGTTGGAGTGTGGGGGTGACGGGAGAGCGGGACGAGCTGAATCAGCCGGTGGCTCAAATGCTGCGCCGAGCCCTACTGGTGGTAGCCGCTATTCTGGTTTTCGTGGTCATCGTCTTGGTGGCCCTCTCCCATATGATCAGCCGCCCCATCAGCCAACTAGTGGGACATATTCAACAGGTAGCTAAGGGGGATTTCTCCCAGCAGTTTCATACCAAGGCCAAATACGAGGTGGGACAGGCCTACCAGGCCCTCAATGAATTAAGTGCTAGTCTCGGGGCGATGATCGGCCAAGTCGTCGGTTTTGCTCAGGAGGTGGCCTATGCCAGTCAAGAACTCTCCTCGGCCACGGAGCAGACGGGAGCCGCGGTGCAGGAGGTGGCAGCAACCTCCAATCAGTTTGCTTCCACGATGCAGACCCTAGACATCAAAGCCCAGGAAATGGCCACCATCGCTGCGGATATTTCTGAAAAGGCCGCGTCGGGTCATTCCGCCCTGGAAGGCGCCATCTCAGGAACCCAAGGGTTGCGGGCCACGGTCAATGAACTTTCCCATCAAATGAACAGCTTAGGGGAAGATTCAAAGCAGATCCTTGGGATTGTGGAAGTGATCTCTGCCATCGCCGGTCAAACCAATCTCTTGGCTCTGAATGCAGCCATCGAGGCGGCTCGGGCCGGTGAGCAGGGACGGGGTTTTGCCGTGGTGGCCGATGAAGTCCGGCAGTTGGCGGAGCAGTCCACGGAAGCCAGTGAACAGATCAAAGAGCTGTTGACGGAGATTCAAAGGAAGACGGCCGTCATGGTAGAAGCCATGACAGCAGGCGCCCAGGAAGCCGACGAAACGGTGGAAGTGGTGCAAAACAGCGGCACCAATTTGCGGGAGATCCTGGGGTTAGTGGATACAGTAACAGAAGATGTCGGGGTCACCTCCGACGGCATTCTAGAGGCCAGCAGCGGCAGCCAGCAAATAGCCGCCAGTACCGAGGAACAATCAGCTTCCCTGGAAGAAGTGGCAAAGGCCGCGGGACAGCTGGCTGTCATCGCTGAGAAGCTGCAGGCGGCGACTGCGGTGTTTAAGCTGAAGTAG
- a CDS encoding DUF3626 domain-containing protein: MSQGVAREPKEEGKVSLTRSQQAALEYVTNYARERRDQAREAIGEVLQMANISWKTYEQTVAKIKSHARVALHFHPDRPTGKMQSVAQALLEQGVYRNQFETGLSNGSVSAYPGGARDLWEKKIFGGAYHQGECPNHERPKYGALDLTGAPDGPAPRFGSCYFLLSPEVSHRSTFTYLDSHQDPTEKGTFAEFDDIMAALLVEVFVRDFAIGVKDLTPTKLINHLLTNLEKPLPPPVAGRASRNLNHYIEAQVHGDVLLARDVDILVADPSFQGTDTGIALEELCSRYDIELLWHMGFAMATDDVPLDFRGPTMPSLARRIAPEGYLTTKMIGDAAMQLKQSPETWSDRGTYREVLQELKLLWHVLVRYGEPLQGSGA; encoded by the coding sequence ATTTCGCAGGGAGTTGCTCGTGAGCCCAAGGAGGAAGGCAAGGTATCCTTGACTAGATCACAGCAGGCGGCTCTGGAGTATGTCACTAACTATGCCCGGGAGCGAAGGGATCAGGCCCGGGAGGCTATCGGGGAAGTTTTGCAGATGGCAAATATTTCTTGGAAGACCTATGAGCAGACGGTGGCTAAGATCAAGTCCCATGCCCGCGTCGCCCTTCACTTTCATCCCGACCGACCCACTGGGAAGATGCAAAGTGTTGCCCAGGCGCTGTTAGAACAGGGAGTTTATCGGAACCAGTTTGAGACGGGACTCTCCAACGGCAGTGTTTCGGCCTATCCCGGTGGAGCAAGGGACCTGTGGGAAAAGAAGATCTTTGGCGGGGCATATCATCAAGGGGAATGCCCAAACCATGAGCGCCCCAAATACGGAGCCTTGGATTTGACCGGTGCTCCCGACGGACCCGCACCCAGATTTGGTTCCTGTTATTTCTTGCTGTCGCCGGAGGTCTCCCATCGCTCTACCTTTACCTATTTGGATTCCCATCAGGATCCCACAGAAAAGGGGACCTTTGCGGAATTCGATGACATCATGGCTGCTCTTTTGGTGGAAGTATTTGTTCGGGATTTTGCCATCGGGGTCAAGGATTTGACCCCAACCAAGCTGATTAACCACCTGTTGACTAACCTAGAAAAACCCCTCCCCCCTCCGGTAGCAGGCAGGGCCAGCCGTAATTTAAACCATTACATCGAGGCCCAAGTCCACGGCGATGTGCTTTTGGCCAGGGATGTTGACATCTTGGTGGCGGACCCTTCCTTTCAAGGTACCGATACCGGAATAGCCCTGGAAGAGCTGTGCTCCCGCTACGATATAGAATTGCTGTGGCACATGGGTTTTGCGATGGCAACCGATGACGTGCCGCTGGATTTTCGGGGGCCGACGATGCCCTCCTTGGCAAGGCGGATCGCCCCTGAGGGTTATCTGACAACGAAAATGATCGGCGATGCCGCGATGCAGTTGAAGCAATCCCCCGAGACTTGGAGTGATCGGGGCACCTACAGAGAGGTACTGCAGGAATTGAAGCTGTTGTGGCATGTGTTGGTAAGGTACGGCGAACCACTGCAGGGCAGTGGAGCTTAA
- a CDS encoding P-II family nitrogen regulator, with protein MVDFSESRLEALITILDYSLHDRLEDTFKECNIPLTIVTPGQGSAKSVIYEILGYGGPRKIVALSLLTNHMANHVMEQLDKNLDLSKPGTGIACTVSLSSVTSTVSTLLQEADENMEMGSEDMSVAPKEQYHLIVSVVNTGHFDQVMDAAKRAGATGGTLVHARGLGSKEAIKYLGITIQPEKDLVLIVAPQKQKRAIMEAITGEVGLTTAGKGICFSLPVNNIIGLGTNLEKIEEASK; from the coding sequence ATGGTGGATTTTTCGGAGAGCAGACTAGAGGCTCTGATCACCATCTTGGATTATAGTTTGCATGATCGGTTAGAGGATACCTTCAAGGAGTGTAATATCCCCCTGACCATAGTGACCCCGGGACAGGGGTCTGCCAAGTCTGTTATCTACGAGATTCTGGGATACGGCGGACCGAGGAAAATTGTGGCCCTGAGTCTGCTAACCAACCACATGGCCAATCATGTGATGGAACAGTTAGACAAAAACCTCGATTTGAGTAAGCCAGGAACCGGGATCGCCTGTACTGTTAGTCTCAGCAGTGTCACCAGTACAGTGTCGACGCTCCTGCAAGAGGCCGATGAGAATATGGAAATGGGAAGTGAGGACATGTCTGTAGCACCCAAGGAACAGTACCATTTGATAGTCAGTGTCGTCAATACCGGTCACTTTGACCAGGTGATGGATGCTGCCAAGAGAGCCGGAGCAACGGGAGGTACCCTGGTTCATGCCCGTGGCCTCGGTTCCAAGGAGGCTATCAAGTACTTGGGAATCACCATCCAACCGGAAAAGGATCTGGTGTTAATCGTTGCCCCCCAAAAGCAGAAGCGAGCAATCATGGAAGCCATTACCGGGGAAGTTGGACTCACCACCGCGGGTAAGGGAATCTGCTTCTCTTTGCCGGTCAACAACATTATCGGATTGGGAACAAACCTGGAGAAGATCGAAGAGGCCTCGAAGTAA
- a CDS encoding DUF1538 domain-containing protein has translation MLELLMEKFKESSMSVIPIIILVLLLHFTIAPMPFTSLMLFLFSAVMVILGIALFNLGVDISLIPIGEHVGAGLVKSRKLFLILALTFVIGVFITAAEPDLIVLAGQINGIADSTIIIGVSIGVGLALVAALLRILYQFPLSYLLIGCYLVAFILSQFTHTNFLSISWESGAVTTGPIMVPFIMAFGLGLASVRGDKAQEEDSFGLIAMCLIGPIITLLILGMFFSPSGGSALDIPNIQSLSDITSLFVSSLPDYSAQIAIALFPILLLFAIFQVVTLRLSIKTLLQIAVGTIYTFIGLVLFLTSVNIGFMPSGYLLGSTVIANTGSWVVILIGFVMGYLVVSAEPAVFVLKRQVEEVTAGAISAKAMGLGLSVGVGISVALAMIRVVTGLSLLWFVIPGYVLALALTAVVPRLFTSIAFDSGAVASGPLAATFMLPFAIGASETIAGNVYADAFGIVALVAMFPVITLQFFGVAYTLRSRKVAKEMATPTEETIIDLDYSSNQADMVGD, from the coding sequence ATGTTAGAGTTGTTAATGGAAAAGTTCAAGGAATCATCCATGTCAGTTATTCCCATCATTATCCTCGTTTTGCTGTTGCATTTTACCATCGCACCGATGCCCTTCACGAGTCTGATGTTGTTTTTGTTCAGTGCCGTCATGGTGATTTTGGGCATCGCCTTGTTTAACCTCGGTGTCGATATTTCGCTGATTCCCATCGGTGAACATGTTGGTGCTGGGTTGGTGAAGAGCAGAAAGCTCTTCTTGATTTTGGCTTTGACCTTTGTCATTGGCGTCTTTATTACCGCAGCAGAACCCGATCTGATTGTCTTGGCAGGCCAGATCAACGGCATCGCTGACTCGACTATTATCATCGGGGTCTCTATCGGTGTAGGCCTGGCCTTAGTGGCCGCGCTACTCCGCATCCTGTATCAGTTCCCCCTCTCCTATCTCTTAATTGGTTGTTATCTCGTAGCCTTTATCCTTTCTCAGTTTACGCACACAAACTTTCTCTCCATTTCTTGGGAGTCCGGTGCAGTAACGACAGGTCCGATTATGGTCCCCTTTATCATGGCCTTTGGACTGGGATTGGCGTCGGTGCGGGGTGACAAAGCTCAGGAAGAGGATAGCTTTGGACTAATCGCCATGTGTCTCATTGGTCCAATTATCACCCTCTTGATTTTAGGGATGTTCTTTTCCCCTTCCGGCGGCAGTGCTTTGGATATCCCCAATATTCAGTCCCTCTCTGACATAACCAGCTTATTTGTTTCCAGTCTGCCGGATTACTCTGCTCAGATAGCCATCGCTCTGTTTCCGATACTCTTGCTCTTTGCCATCTTTCAGGTTGTCACTTTGCGCTTGAGTATCAAAACGCTGTTGCAGATCGCGGTGGGAACTATATACACCTTTATCGGTCTGGTCTTATTCTTAACCAGCGTAAATATTGGTTTTATGCCCTCGGGCTATCTTCTAGGCAGTACGGTGATTGCCAACACCGGCTCTTGGGTGGTAATATTAATAGGATTCGTTATGGGATACCTAGTAGTGTCGGCAGAACCGGCGGTATTCGTCCTAAAAAGACAAGTGGAGGAAGTTACTGCCGGAGCTATTTCCGCCAAGGCCATGGGACTGGGACTTTCCGTCGGTGTAGGAATCTCAGTGGCCTTGGCTATGATCCGGGTGGTTACCGGCCTATCCCTGTTGTGGTTTGTCATCCCCGGGTACGTGCTGGCCCTGGCCTTGACCGCGGTGGTTCCCCGTCTCTTCACCTCCATCGCCTTTGACTCCGGTGCCGTAGCCTCGGGTCCCTTGGCAGCAACCTTTATGCTTCCCTTTGCCATTGGAGCCAGCGAAACCATCGCCGGCAACGTCTACGCCGACGCCTTCGGAATTGTGGCCCTGGTAGCGATGTTCCCGGTGATTACCCTGCAGTTCTTCGGCGTGGCCTATACCCTTAGGTCCCGGAAGGTTGCTAAAGAGATGGCCACACCCACCGAGGAGACCATTATTGACCTAGACTACTCGTCAAACCAGGCGGATATGGTGGGTGACTAG
- a CDS encoding amidohydrolase, with amino-acid sequence MDPREISVLDYDPRPQLVTKVTEVDKAKFPAIDGHNHLRRLAKDPKAIADYVEAMDECNVEAVVDLDGGWGEALEEKVKAYSPYPGRFYVFCHIDWEGIDEPDWPDQTVAQLEDSVRRGARGLKIFKELGLGVKTKDGKYLPIDTPKLDPVWARCGELGIPVLMHTADPTAFFTPLDKHNERLKELADHPEWLFMKEEYPTKAELLEQRNRVLARHPGTQFIAAHMASMPENLALLQQWLDQFPNLYVDCSARLSELGRQPYTAREFFIKNADRILFGTDGNAMGQPLERMYRLHWRFFETYDEYFDIADSHKFQGDWRVFGINLPEDVLKQLYRDNFFKLVGED; translated from the coding sequence ATGGATCCCAGGGAGATTTCGGTGCTGGACTACGATCCAAGACCACAGCTGGTCACCAAGGTAACGGAGGTAGATAAAGCCAAGTTCCCAGCCATCGATGGCCACAACCACCTGCGGCGGTTGGCCAAGGATCCCAAGGCCATTGCCGATTACGTAGAGGCGATGGACGAGTGCAACGTGGAGGCGGTGGTGGACCTTGACGGCGGGTGGGGAGAGGCTTTGGAGGAAAAAGTTAAGGCCTATAGCCCATATCCTGGCCGTTTCTATGTCTTTTGTCACATCGACTGGGAGGGGATTGATGAACCGGATTGGCCCGACCAAACTGTGGCTCAGCTGGAGGACAGCGTCCGAAGGGGAGCAAGGGGCCTGAAGATCTTCAAAGAACTGGGGCTTGGCGTCAAGACCAAGGATGGTAAGTATCTGCCCATCGATACCCCGAAGCTAGATCCAGTGTGGGCCCGGTGCGGTGAGCTGGGGATTCCAGTGTTGATGCATACCGCCGACCCAACGGCCTTTTTCACCCCCCTGGATAAACACAACGAGCGGCTCAAGGAACTAGCCGACCATCCAGAATGGCTCTTTATGAAGGAAGAGTATCCAACCAAGGCAGAGCTATTGGAGCAGCGCAATCGGGTGCTGGCCCGTCACCCCGGAACCCAGTTCATTGCCGCCCATATGGCCAGTATGCCCGAGAATCTGGCATTGCTGCAGCAGTGGCTGGATCAATTCCCCAATCTCTATGTCGATTGTTCGGCCAGATTAAGCGAGTTGGGTCGACAACCCTATACCGCCCGGGAGTTTTTTATCAAAAACGCTGATCGCATCCTCTTTGGGACCGATGGTAATGCCATGGGCCAACCCTTAGAGAGAATGTATCGCCTCCACTGGAGGTTCTTTGAGACCTATGATGAGTACTTTGACATCGCCGACAGCCACAAATTCCAAGGGGATTGGCGGGTATTCGGTATTAACCTCCCGGAGGATGTTCTCAAGCAGCTTTACCGGGACAACTTCTTCAAACTGGTGGGTGAGGACTAG
- a CDS encoding amidohydrolase family protein, which translates to MEDIYLSEFQPRSELVVPVHEVPKPRFPVIDFHTHFGVGGRTYDLDEAMKGLDQAGVKAVVNLDGFWGERLDQVLEYTKDYSHRMVTFGNVDISRLDDPDWPEYVAGTLRRSYEKGIRGIKFFKSLSLEEKDKSGNYIPADDDRLQPIWDTAAELCIPVLIHIADPIAFFRPVDGTNERFEELSLRPEWSFYKEGLFTYEELMEQQQNLLAKNPDTIFVIAHVGSAAENLGWVAEQLDRFPNMYVDMAARLAELGRQPYTAREFLIKYQDRFLFATDLFPGGHTIYPYYYRFLETKDEYFDYAPVCRQGRWKIYGVDLPDEVLEKIYYRNAIKLVPELEPMIAAD; encoded by the coding sequence GTGGAGGATATTTACCTCAGTGAGTTTCAACCCAGGAGTGAACTGGTGGTTCCGGTACACGAAGTGCCGAAACCGAGGTTTCCCGTCATCGATTTTCATACCCATTTTGGGGTGGGAGGAAGAACCTATGACCTGGACGAGGCCATGAAGGGTCTGGATCAGGCAGGGGTCAAGGCAGTGGTCAATCTCGATGGCTTTTGGGGAGAGCGGCTGGACCAAGTGCTGGAATATACCAAGGATTACTCCCACCGCATGGTCACCTTCGGTAATGTCGACATTTCCCGGCTGGACGATCCTGATTGGCCCGAATACGTCGCGGGCACCCTGCGCCGCTCCTATGAAAAGGGAATCCGGGGCATTAAGTTCTTTAAGTCCTTGAGCCTTGAAGAAAAGGACAAAAGCGGTAACTATATCCCCGCGGACGATGACCGGCTGCAGCCGATCTGGGACACCGCGGCGGAACTTTGCATCCCGGTACTAATTCACATCGCGGATCCCATTGCCTTCTTCCGTCCGGTAGATGGAACCAATGAAAGGTTTGAGGAATTATCTCTGCGTCCAGAATGGTCCTTTTATAAGGAAGGGCTTTTTACCTACGAAGAGTTAATGGAGCAGCAGCAAAACCTCTTGGCTAAGAATCCCGATACCATTTTTGTCATCGCCCATGTGGGCTCCGCGGCAGAAAACCTGGGATGGGTCGCTGAGCAGTTAGACCGCTTTCCCAATATGTATGTGGACATGGCGGCACGATTGGCGGAACTGGGCCGGCAGCCCTATACCGCCAGAGAATTCTTGATAAAGTATCAGGACCGGTTCCTCTTTGCGACGGACCTTTTCCCAGGAGGCCACACCATCTACCCCTATTACTACCGCTTCCTGGAGACTAAGGATGAATACTTCGATTACGCCCCGGTATGTCGGCAGGGACGGTGGAAGATCTATGGAGTGGATCTGCCCGATGAGGTGCTGGAGAAAATCTACTACAGGAATGCCATTAAGCTGGTTCCGGAGCTGGAGCCGATGATCGCTGCCGATTGA